The Saprospiraceae bacterium genome includes the window ACTTGCTGCCAGCCAGTAAAGATATATCTTTGCATCCTATTGTCAGCGAACGATTGTTGAAAACCAGCTTTACAAAATGAAACGAAATAAACCAACCCGACTTTTTGCCAAAGGCAGAAAGATAATGTTTGTATTACAATTGATCAGTATCTCCTTTACTGCCATTGCCCAACAAGGTGAAGTCAAAGGTAAGGTTGTAGATGCACAGTCTGGCTCACCGCTCAGTTACGCCACCATTCAGGTATTTAATGCTTCAGATGGAAAATTACTAACCGGAGGAATCACCAGTGAAGATGGCACTTTTATCCTCGAAAGCCCATTCGGTGATTTGAAGGGAAGCATTGATTTTATCGGCTTTCAATCCTATGATTTAGGCACTTTTTCTTTGACTAAAACCAAGGCTAAACTTGATTTTGGCGTCATAAAACTCCTTTCTGCTGCCAGTACGCTAGACGAAGTGGTGGTGCAGGCCGAAAAAAGCACCATGGAGCTATCATTGGATAAAAGGGTCTTTAATGTGGGTAAAGATTTGGGAAATGCAGGCGGTTCGGCCGTTGAAATCCTGAATAATATTCCCTCTGTTACCGTTGATGGAGAGGGGAATGTAAAACTTAGGGGAGCTAGCAATGTACGTATCCTCGTGGATGGAAAACCTTCCGGCTTGGTCAGTTTTAAAGGAGGGAGCGGTTTGCAGCAATTGCAAGCCAGTATGGTCGAAAAAGTAGAGGTGATCACCAATCCCTCGGCTCGATACGAGGCCGAAGGCATGGCCGGAATTATCAATATCGTATTAAAAAAAGACCGGAAAAGAGGTTTCAATGGCTCCTTTGAAACGACCCTGGGCAATCCAACTAATTTGGGTGGCGCTGCCAATGTAAATTATCGTCACAATAAGATAAATTTCTTCATAAATTATGGGATAAACTATCGGATTATTCCTAGTATTAACAGCACTCACCAGGAACTTTTTGTAAATGATACAACCTACGTTTCCGACCAATCCTACGATGGCGAACACATTGGCTTTTTTAATAATATCAGAGGGGGCTTAGACTATTTTTTTGATGAGAAAAACATCCTGACCGCCTCCTATCTTTACAGCGCCAGCCGTGGCAACCGATTGACAGATCTTCGTTATGACGATTACCTTTTTAATACCCTTGAAAGTTACACCAAGCGTACCCAGGATGAACATGAAATCGAACCTATTTCTGAGTATGTAGTGAGTTATAAGAAGCTTTTTGAAAAAAAAGGACATGAGTTAAATGCCGAAGTGCGCTACCTGGATCATTGGGAAGACTCAGACCAGGTTTTTACCCAACAATCTTTTTTCCCAAATGGCAGCGCCGATCCAAATGGTAAATTATTGCAAACCTCCGTCAATGATGAGACCGAAAAACAATTATTGCTGCAATTAGATTATGTCCAACCCTTTGCTAAAGAGGGAAAAATTGAGACGGGGGTTCGGAGCAGCTTCCGAGACATGACCAATGATTATGTGGTTAAGCAGGAGAATGACAATGGCGAAATGGTGGTTTTAGATGGCCTGGACAACAATTTTATCTATCAGGAAAATATCAATGCTATTTATGGAATTGTTGGCAACAAAAGCGGCAAATTTTCTTATCAAGTTGGATTGCGCGCGGAGTGGACCGATATTGAGACCGTTCTGGAGGAAACGGCGGAGACAAACCCCCGCAAATACGCCAATGTCTTTCCCAGCGCCCACTTCACATATGACTTCTCGACTAGCAATGCCCTCCAATTGAGTTATAGCCGGAGGGTGCAGCGGCCGGTTTACAATGACCTGAGCCCTTTTGTTACTTTTTCGGATAACCGGAATTATTTTAGTGGTAACCCCGATTTGAATCCTGAATTCAGCGATGTATTTGAAATAGGGCACATCAAATATTTTGAAAAGGGATCCATTGCCTCCAGCTTGTATTATCGCTTAACGGATGACTATATAGATCGCATTCGAACAGTGGATGATTTTGGATTTTCTAATACACGTCCAGAAAACCTCTTTTCGGAAAAAGCCTACGGCCTTGAATTATCTTCTTCTTATACCCTTGTTAAATGGTGGAAACTGGACCTTAATTTCAACTTTTTCCACTCGGAAGTAGACGGGAGTAATATCGACAAGACCTTTACCAGTGAAACCTATAGTTGGTTTGCGAGAAAGACCTCTCGATTTAACCTCTCAAAAAGCAGTTACATGCAACTGCGTGCTAACTACGAAGCTCCCTTCAAAACGGCCCAAGGAAAACGCAAGGAATTGTACTTTTTTGACCTGGCCTACAACCGGGAAATATTTAAAGGCAAAGGAACACTCACCCTGAATGTGGCAGATGTATTAAACAGTCGAAAAATTAGAACGGTTACCAATGGGGTAAATTTTATAGCGGATAAAATTGTTCAGCGCACCCGGCGACAAATTAATTTGACGCTGAGTTATCGCCTGAAAAAGGCTTAGAAACCATCTGGTAAATCGTAACATGCTGCTTTTATTCTTTTGACCTAACGAGCATTAATTCCTGGGTTGAAAACTCCATCCAAGCATAGTTGTAAATATAGTAGTACAGTTTGCCCTGGTTATTGATGTAGCACCCCGTGCAATAATGGAAGTGGAACCCCATTTTATCCAGCAGTAAACGGGGAACCATCAATTTATCTTTTTTCTCATCTTGAAAAACAGCTTCCATTATTTTAAAATTCTGAAACAAAAACCGATTGATGGTTTTGATAGTATCTCCTTTTCTGTGCTGGGAAGGATGGTGGAATTTGTTTTTGCAGGAGGGACTACAAAATTTCTTATCGGCTCTTCCAACGATGTGTTTTCCACAAATCGGGCAAGGTTTTCTAATCATAGTAAGGTCATATTGGTATTCAAAACTAGGACTCAAAACAATTTCCCCAACAAAGATAAGTATTAACAGTTAATAAAACGGTTATTATATGTTTATTAGCTGTTAATAATAACCGTTAATACGATTATTATTTTAACTAATTGATAATTAATTGTTTGTAAATACATCGTTTTGTAGATTTGTCGCCATATAAATCAAATTATAATGAAAATTTCCATTACAATCCACCCTAGATACCCTCATCGTCTACAGCTACAGCTACCAAAGAAGGCAGCTTATTGGGTAGAACAATTACAAGGTATAAAGCATGTGCATCACCATAATGAGGGGCATTATTCGATGATGTATTTTCTCAATACGATTCCTTATCTGAAGCAGTTGTTTGGAGAGGTATTAAGTATCGAATTTGATCAGACTCGCTATCCACCTATCGTCTTTGAGAAAGAAGTGACTAAACCCAAAGTGAAAAAGGAGGTGGCATTGCCAAAGTATGCCAGGGCCGTGGATGCATTGGAGCAGTGGATTCGGCTAAAGCAATATAGCTATGCGACCTTGAAATCGTATAAGCTGTGTTTCATTAAATTCCTGTGGCATTTTAATGACAAAGACCCGCAGGAGATCAGCAAGTCAGAAATCTGTGATTATATTCATCAATTGATAAAGGAGAAAAACATATCAGAATCTGCGCAAAATCAGATGATTAATGCCATCAAATGTTATTATGAAAATGTGCTAAAACGGCCACGGGAGTTGTACGATATCACCCGGCCAAAGAAGCAGCAAAGTTTGCCCCAGGTATTATCGGCAGAAGAGGTTAGAAAAATATTGGAAGCAGTACCCAATCTAAAACACCGGACGATATTAATGGCGGTGTATTCGGGCGGATTACGACTGGGAGAAGTATTGCGATTGCGGGTAGCGGATGTAATGGAAAGCCAGCAAAAGATATTTATAAAAGGAGGTAAAAATAAAAAAGATCGCTACACCTTGTTGTCTAAACAATTTATCACTATTTTGAAGCAGTATATTAAAACTTACGATCCAAAGTACTGGCTATTTGAGGGGCAGACGGGTGGTCAATACAGTGCGAGTAGTGTGCAGAGCATATTTCGGACAGCTGCTGCGAAGGCGAATGTTGGTGAATTTGCAACGCTTCACACCCTTCGACATTCATTTGCGACGCACTTGTTAGAGGCAGGGGTTGATATCAGATACATTCAAGAATTGCTGGGGCATAGTCATATAGATACGACGGTGATTTATACGCATGTAGCTCAGAATAGGTTGAGTTCGATTATAAGTCCGTTGGATCAAATAAGTGTAAAACCGGTATACCCACAATAGTGAGTTGGGGATACACAATTGTTATGCACCATTAATGAAAATCAAATTAATAGTTTAGGAACTAAACTAAGTAAAGAGAGGTTTATGAAGTGAAAATTGAAAACAAAACCAATAATCATGAACCTTAAAACGATTAAATACAAAGATTACGAGAAAAACCTACCACAAGAAGGAAATCATATATTGTGTCAACAAAGTCTAGAAACAATAATTGTATATCAAGCATTTAACCCACAAATAGCCGAATATGCAGTAAAACATCAAGAATTTGGAGGATCAAATTATAGTTATGGGAGAATGAGTTGGATAAAGCCAAATTTTTTATGGATGATGTATAGATGTGGCTGGGCAAAAAAGGAAAATCAGAAGAGAGTGTTAGCCATAGAAATTCAAAAGAAAGATTTTGAGAAGATATTGAAAGAAGCAGTTCATTCATCCTATCAAGCCAAAATATATGATACACGAGAAGATTGGCAAGAAGCATTAAAGAATTCCGAAGTTAGAATACAATGGGATCCAGATCATGATCCGAAGGGAGAAAAATTAAAAAGAAGGGCAATCCAGTTAGGGATGAGAGGAGAAATATTGGATAAATTCGGAAAAGAGTGGATAGTTAAAATAGAAGATATTACAGAATTTGTTAAAAATGAGGGAAAAAAAGTTGAATTAAATGAATTGGATGAGTTAGATGTGATGAATGAAGAAAAGTATGAATTGGAATCAGCAGAATTGCGGAAGAAATTGTTAATAGATTGATTAGCAATAAGAATTCAGTGAACAATCATTAAAAGACTGAATCGATTCAAAAAAGGAACGGTGCATAACAGAGCCTAGCCGCCAAGCTGCCCTAAACGGGCAGCCTGCGGCTAGGCGGAACGTTGGCGGGCATTAAAATATATAAAAAAAAGAGTATCAACTTGCCCACAATGAAATCTTAGGTCTGGGAATCTCGTTTTTTTCGGAGCCTTTTGGGTTTCAGGCAAAGAGGGGGAACTCGCTCGAGGAACGCGCGAAGCGCCCGTACAATGTGCAGGAACTTTAGCTACCAACACGTTGACGGATCCCTACCGACACGTTGACCGATCTCCCCAAGCAGATCTTATGTTCGTGTGGAGACTTTGACAGCCAGGAATGGTTAACCAACACATTTTGGAATTCATATAATATGCCGTAACTTGCTAATAGAATCGATAGAACCGGTTGTCGAGAGATCAGAAAAATTCATTAAGGAGATTCTAATTTGAGGAAAAATTGAAAAAGGAACGCCCGCCAACATGGCATACATCGGTCATGCTCCCTAACGGTCGCACGCCGTGTATGCTGGACGTTGGCGGTCATTAAAATATATAAAAAAAGAGCATCAACTTGCCCACAATGAAATCTTAGGTCTGGGAATCTCGTTTTTTTCGGAGCCTTTTGGGTTTCAGGCAAAGAGGGGAACTCGCTCGGGAACGCGCGAAGCGCCCGTACAAAGAGCAGGAACTTTAGCTACCAACACATTGACCGATCCCTACCGACACGTTGACCGATCTCCCCAAGCAGATCTTATGTTCGTGTGGAGACTTTGACAGACAGGAATGGTTAACCAAGACATTTTGGAATTCATATAATATGCCGTAACTTGCTAATAGAATCGATAGAATCGGTTGTCGAGAGATCAGAAAAATTCATTAAGGAGATTCTAATTTGAGGAAAAATTGAAAAAACGCCCGCCAACAGGGCATACATCGGTCATGCTCCCTAACGGTCGCACGCCGTGTATGCTAGGACGTTGGCGGGCATTAAAATATATAAAAAAAAGAGCATCAACTTGCCCACAATGAAATCTTAGGTCTGGGAATCTCGTTTTTTTCGGAGCCTTTTGGGGTTCAGGCAAAGAGGGGGAACTCGCTCGGGGAACGCGCGAAGCGCCCGTACAATGTGCAGGAACTTTAGCTACCAACACGTTGACCGATCCCTATCGACACGTTGACCGACTCATGCAAACAGGTCTTGTGCCCATGTGGATATTTCGACAGACAGGAATGGTTAACCAAGACATTTTGGAATTCATATAATATGACGTAACTTGCTAATAGAATCGATAGAATCGGTTGTCGAGAGATCAGAAAAATTCATTAAGGAGATTCTAATTTGAGGAAAAATTGAAAAAGGAACGCCCGCCAACATGGCATACATCGGTCATGCTCCCTAACGGTCGCACGCCGTGTATGCTGGACGTTCTGCTCAATTAAAAAAGAAAAAAATACAGATTACAAATGATGACCCAATTGCTAAATAGAACCAATGAAAAAGATTTTTACGACAATTGGAATTTAAAATTAGAATCAGTTAATGGAAAGATTGAATCTTATCAAAAGAATAATTTTATAATCAATATCTATATTGAAAACGAAAACGAACCTGAAAATAAAAACCGAGAAGATTGGCAAATAATAGCACATCAAGCAATTGAAGTAAAAAATATATTCAGTCCAAATTATCTTCCTTACATAAAATTGTCATTACTCGAAAATCATCCTTTACTATGGGAATTTAAATATGACATATTAGAATGTGAACTCTCGGGAACTTTAGAGAATCACTACGAATTCACAAGTAAATTGCATTGGCTTTACGAAAAAGAAACAGGAGGATTTATCGAATGGAAAAGAGATTTTTACGAATTGCAAAATTTGATAAAAGGAAAAAAGAAAATTCCAATTTCGATGAATATGAAAACGTATAATTTCGTAAAAAGCTTAATAGATGATTTTGATTTAACTCTTGAAATAATTACCGTTTCAAGTAATGAAGACAAGGGATATTTAAATAGACCAAATGCAAAAGTTTTAATCTTCGGAAATCCTGATATTAGCCCAAATAATTATAACTTAGGACAACCGTTTGTAATTGCAGATAAATTCACGGCAAATAAATTAATAAATAAAAACTGAGCAGAACAACGCATCCCTGCCAACCGCCCCTATGCGGGGCGGCTGACAGGGATGCAAAACGTTACCCAACATTACTTGAAAAAAAATCGTAACTTTATAAAATGGATAAAGATTTAACAACATCTGATTTACATAGAAAGAATATTCTTAACAATAATTACGCTTTGGGAATTATTTACAAAGAAGTTTCTTTTCCTGGTGTATTTTTTGAGAGTAAATATTGGTATACTAAGAAACAAGTGGCAGAGTTCTTTGAAATTGACGAGAGAACTATAGATAGATATATAGAAAGGAACAAATCGGAAATTGACGAATCTGGTTATGAAGTCCTAAGGTATAACCGACTGAAAGAGTTTAAGATAGCCTATGTTAACGACATCAATGTCGCCGACATAGATGAATCATTACAAAAAGCACCCTCTCTTGGTGTGTTTACCTTTCGAGCATTTCTAAATATCGGAATGTTATTAACCGAAAGTGAAAAGGCTAAATTGCTAAGAGCATTTATTTTAGATATTGTAATTGATTCGATAAACCAGAAACTTGGAGGTAACACAAAATACATAAATCAACGAGAAGAAGAATTTTTGTCTAGTGCTATAAAGGAACATAATTATAGACAAGAGTTCACTAATGCTTTAGATAATTATGTCGAAGCAAATAAGTTTAAATATGCTCAACTAACAAATAAAGTATATAAAAGTATTTTCAAGGAAGACGCGAAAGAGTATAGACAAATACTCAAATTAAAAAATAAAGAAAGTGTTAGATCAACGATGTATTCAGAAGTACTAGATCTTATATCAAGTTATGAAAATGGATTTTCAGATTTTTTGAAAAAAGAATTTGAAAAAGAAAAAAGGAAACTAAGATTATCTGAAGCCAATGGTTTATTTGATCAATTTGAGACTC containing:
- a CDS encoding DUF4291 domain-containing protein: MNLKTIKYKDYEKNLPQEGNHILCQQSLETIIVYQAFNPQIAEYAVKHQEFGGSNYSYGRMSWIKPNFLWMMYRCGWAKKENQKRVLAIEIQKKDFEKILKEAVHSSYQAKIYDTREDWQEALKNSEVRIQWDPDHDPKGEKLKRRAIQLGMRGEILDKFGKEWIVKIEDITEFVKNEGKKVELNELDELDVMNEEKYELESAELRKKLLID
- a CDS encoding site-specific integrase, whose protein sequence is MKISITIHPRYPHRLQLQLPKKAAYWVEQLQGIKHVHHHNEGHYSMMYFLNTIPYLKQLFGEVLSIEFDQTRYPPIVFEKEVTKPKVKKEVALPKYARAVDALEQWIRLKQYSYATLKSYKLCFIKFLWHFNDKDPQEISKSEICDYIHQLIKEKNISESAQNQMINAIKCYYENVLKRPRELYDITRPKKQQSLPQVLSAEEVRKILEAVPNLKHRTILMAVYSGGLRLGEVLRLRVADVMESQQKIFIKGGKNKKDRYTLLSKQFITILKQYIKTYDPKYWLFEGQTGGQYSASSVQSIFRTAAAKANVGEFATLHTLRHSFATHLLEAGVDIRYIQELLGHSHIDTTVIYTHVAQNRLSSIISPLDQISVKPVYPQ
- a CDS encoding outer membrane beta-barrel family protein translates to MKRNKPTRLFAKGRKIMFVLQLISISFTAIAQQGEVKGKVVDAQSGSPLSYATIQVFNASDGKLLTGGITSEDGTFILESPFGDLKGSIDFIGFQSYDLGTFSLTKTKAKLDFGVIKLLSAASTLDEVVVQAEKSTMELSLDKRVFNVGKDLGNAGGSAVEILNNIPSVTVDGEGNVKLRGASNVRILVDGKPSGLVSFKGGSGLQQLQASMVEKVEVITNPSARYEAEGMAGIINIVLKKDRKRGFNGSFETTLGNPTNLGGAANVNYRHNKINFFINYGINYRIIPSINSTHQELFVNDTTYVSDQSYDGEHIGFFNNIRGGLDYFFDEKNILTASYLYSASRGNRLTDLRYDDYLFNTLESYTKRTQDEHEIEPISEYVVSYKKLFEKKGHELNAEVRYLDHWEDSDQVFTQQSFFPNGSADPNGKLLQTSVNDETEKQLLLQLDYVQPFAKEGKIETGVRSSFRDMTNDYVVKQENDNGEMVVLDGLDNNFIYQENINAIYGIVGNKSGKFSYQVGLRAEWTDIETVLEETAETNPRKYANVFPSAHFTYDFSTSNALQLSYSRRVQRPVYNDLSPFVTFSDNRNYFSGNPDLNPEFSDVFEIGHIKYFEKGSIASSLYYRLTDDYIDRIRTVDDFGFSNTRPENLFSEKAYGLELSSSYTLVKWWKLDLNFNFFHSEVDGSNIDKTFTSETYSWFARKTSRFNLSKSSYMQLRANYEAPFKTAQGKRKELYFFDLAYNREIFKGKGTLTLNVADVLNSRKIRTVTNGVNFIADKIVQRTRRQINLTLSYRLKKA
- a CDS encoding DNA-binding protein; translated protein: MDKDLTTSDLHRKNILNNNYALGIIYKEVSFPGVFFESKYWYTKKQVAEFFEIDERTIDRYIERNKSEIDESGYEVLRYNRLKEFKIAYVNDINVADIDESLQKAPSLGVFTFRAFLNIGMLLTESEKAKLLRAFILDIVIDSINQKLGGNTKYINQREEEFLSSAIKEHNYRQEFTNALDNYVEANKFKYAQLTNKVYKSIFKEDAKEYRQILKLKNKESVRSTMYSEVLDLISSYENGFSDFLKKEFEKEKRKLRLSEANGLFDQFETLTNSIYEPLRERVRGLMASRDMAFRDALHEKLKNYITHLTAEEFDKFLGEKSMDLENRILNNIDVFKRLKNR